Part of the Flagellimonas eckloniae genome, TTATTACATTGATTCGTGTAACCCATTCGACAAAGCTGGAGCTTATGGTATACAGGAATGGATTGGCATGATTGGAATTTCGGAAATAAAGGGGTCGTATACCAATGTTGTTGGATTACCCACTCATTTAGTTTACAAAACGTTAACAAGCATGGTTTCTTAGATGGGGATACGTAATTTTACTAAAATCCTATTGCCATGAAAAAATCATCCAAAATTGTATTTAAGGTTCTAACTCTAATAGTTGGTCTATCCACTATAACTTCCTGCATTGATAAAACCAATGCCTCAAATAAAGAAATTGCGCTAAACACCAACGAGGAACTAAAGACAGCTGCTATACCAAAAAAGCAACTTTCGGAAGACTTTAAGAAATACTGGTATGCAGGAAAAGCCGAAATCACTTCCTATAAATTGGAGCAGGCACGTTATGGCCAACTAAGAGATGGGAATTCTGTGCTGATTTATGTCACGGAACCCTTTTTACCGGGAAAACAGGTAAAAGCTGATGGAAATAATCCTGACAATGTCAATGTATTAAAACTGAATGCTACAAAAAATTACTTGACCGGGATTTACCCCTATTCCATAATGAGCAGTACTTTTTATCCTGTCTATGACAACCAACATGCCATAAAGACTAGTTTGTCTATGCAAGAATGGTGCGGGCATGTTTATTCACAAATCAACAATAGGGAACTGTTTGAATTTACATCGCACTCCTACTTTGAAAATGAGGCCGATCAAAACCTGTCCCTTGAAAAAAACATTCTTGAAAATGAGATCTGGACTAAAATTAGAATACATCCTGAAGATTTGCCCGTTGGCGATCTAAAGCTAATCCCATCTTTGGAATATATTCGTCTCAGACACAAAGAAATAAAGGCGTATAATGCAAAAGCAACACTGGTCTCTAAAAGAGATATTAGCTCATATACGCTTAACTATCCTGATTTGGAAAGAAGCCTCACCATCAATTTTACAACCGAATTCCCCCATACTATTGAAAGTTGGTCCGAAGAATTTAAAAGTGGTTTTGGTCCTAAAGCAAAAATGATGACTACGAAAGCAACTAAATTAAAATCCCTAAAAACTCCCTACTGGGGTCAGAATGGGAACGAAGATTTGATACTAAGGGACAGTTTGGGATTGTAATTTGGGCTGGATTTTGTCAGAAATAACCCTGTTAAAGATGTTCTAAATTCCATTCCACCTCCTTTTAATCTTTCTATATTTGGCGCAACCACTAAAAAACTCCCTATGCGAAACTTTTGGGTCAGCGTGCTGACTATAGCTACCGTTGTTTCAAATACCTTAGCCCAAAGGCCGGAAAAACTATCCTCTACAGAAATACATCACAATCTTCAAAAATTGAATTTTTTGGGTACGGCACTCTATATTGCTGCGCATCCAGATGATGAGAACACGCGACTCATTTCATATTTATCCAACAAGACCAAAGCACGTACCGCATATCTTTCCCTGACTCGAGGAGACGGTGGGCAGAATTTGATAGGTTCAGAATTAAGGGAACTTTTAGGTGTTTTAAGAACACAGGAGCTTTTGGCGGCCAGAAGAGTTGATGGCGGGGAACAATGGTTTACACGGGCCAATGATTTTGGATATTCAAAGCATCCCAATGAAACCTTAAAAATTTGGGACAGAGAAAAAGTTTTGGGCGATGTGGTTTGGGCCATACGAAACATAAAGCCAGATGTTATTATTAATAGATTCAATCATAGAACTCCAGGATCCACGCACGGGCATCATACGGCATCTGCTATGTTGAGTTTAGAAGCGTTTGATTTGACAAATGACCCAAATGCATATGCAGACCAATTACAACTCACACAAGTATGGCAACCCAAACGGGTATTTTTTAACACCTCATGGTGGTTTTATGGAAGTCGTGAAAATTTTGAAAAAGCGGACAAGTCCAATTTGTTGAAGATGGATGTTGGTGTATTTTATCCAGATTTGGGTCTTTCCAACAACGAAATAGCTTCGTTAGCTAGTAGTCAGCACTTATGCCAGGGGTTTGGAAGGATAAGTACGAGAGGTTCGCAAGATGAATATGTAGAATTATTAAAAGGAGACCTTCCCCAAAACAATGATCTTTTTGATGGAATAAACACAACATGGTCAAGAGTAAAAGGCGGGAAAGCAATTGGCGATATTCTTTACAAAGTTGAAGAGGAGTTTGACTTTACTAACCCTTCAAAGCATGTTCCCGAACTGGTTGAAGCATATCGACTATTACAAAAAATAGAAGATAAACATTGGAAAACTCTAAAATCAAAAGAACTGGAGTCCATAATTTTGGCGTGTTCAGGCTTGTATTTAGAAGTAAGCTCTGAGTCCGCTTCCACTACCCCAGGCAATACTCAGAAACTTAATGTGGAAGCTCTAAATCGAAGCTCACAAAACATTATTCTCAAGGAAATTAGGTTGTTGGGAACAGAAACTAATACTATTCAGAACAAAGTTTTGGCAGAGAACAAAAAAGAAAACTTGAGTATTGAATTCCCTATTCCAGAGACGGCAACGATTTCAGGCCCATATTGGTTAAAAGAACAGGGTAGTTTGGGCATGTATGAAGTTAGAGATCAAAAAATGATTGGAAAAGCGGAAACACCAAGCGCTTTTACTGCGAAATTGACTTTAGATTTTGATGGTGCTGAAATTGATTTTCAAAAACCAGTTGTTCATAGATTTTCAAAGCCTGATAAAGGTGAACTATATGAACCATTTGTGGTACTTCCCGATGCAACTTCAACAATTCTGGAAAAGGTTTTAATCTTTTCAGATTCCAAAACGAAAGATGTATTGGTCAATATAAAGGCGGGAAAAGACAGCATATCTGGTGAAATTGAATTACAACATCCTAGTGGATGGAATGTTTCTCCAAAAAATATTTCATTTTCAATTGCCCAAAAAGGACAGGAGCAAACGGTTACTTTTAAGGTTACGCCCCCCGCTGAAGATAGTGAAGGAAAAATTGTCCCTAAGATTAGCATGGCCACTAAGTCTTTTGACAAGGAACTTGTGGAAATTGCGTATGACCATATACCCAAACAGTCGGTTTTATTGACTTCTGAAGCCAAGGTGGTCCGTATGAATATTCAAAAATCCGGAGAACATATCGGCTACATTGTTGGGGCTGGAGACAAAGTGCCGGAAAGTCTTGAACAAATTGGATATCAGGTTCATATCATCGACCCAAAAGATATTAAACAAGGCTCACTCACTAAATATGATGCCGTAGTTGTGGGAATTAGAGCTTATAATGTTGATGATGATTTAAAGTTTAAGCAGCCGATATTGTTTGATTATGTTGAAAATGGTGGTAATATGATTGTGCAATATAATACTGCCGGTAGATGGAGTAAACAATTTGAAAATATTGCTCCATACAATCTTACGTTGTCCAGAGATCGTGTTACCGACGAAACGGCAAAAGTAAATATCATTGCCAATGATCATTCATTGGTTAACTTTCCAAATACGATAGAAGAAAGTGATTTTGATGGTTGGGTACAGGAAAGAGGTTTGTATTTTCCAAATAAGTGGAGCTCGGATTTCACCCCCATTCTTTCAATGGGAGATGAAGGTGAAACCCCAAAAGATGGTAGTCTTCTTGTTGCTCCTCATGGAAAAGGCCATTATATCTACACAGGTCTAAGCTTTTTTAGAGAACTCCCCGCTGGAGTTTCTGGAGCATATAAGCTTTTTGCAAATATGCTTTCCATTGGCAAAAGTGAGGTGAAAACAGAAAGTGATATCAAAGGATAAGATGAACAATAAATTAAATTGGAAAAAAGAATACACAGCAGTATTACTGCTAAACGTCTTCTATATTATATTGTTTTACTTCATCATGATACTAAATAATTAAACCTGAATGGGAGTATTAGACTGGATTGTTCTAGGGAGCACCCTGCTTTTTATTGTAGGTTATGGAGTATGGAAAACGCGGGGCAGTAAAAATGTAGACGACTATATTCGTGGTGGGAATGATGCCAAATGGTGGACCATTGGGCTTTCGGTCATGGCAACCCAGGCAAGTGCCATTACGTTTCTGTCCACACCTGGCCAGGCGTTTCATGATGGCCTCGGTTTCGTGCAGTTTTATTTTGGATTGCCCTTGGCCATGGTAGTTATTTGCTTGGTCTTTATACCTATCTATAGAAAGCTTAAGGTTTTTACGGCTTATGAAATGCTGGAAGGCAGGTTCGATTTAAAGACCCGTACACTTACAGCCATTCTGTTTTTAATTCAACGGGGGCTCGCGGCAGGAATCACAATCTTTGCACCATCAATAATTCTATCGGCAGTACTGGGTTGGGATTTGCGAAGCTTGAACATCATTATCGGGATTTTGGTGATTATTTATACTGTGTCAGGAGGCACGAAGGCAGTAAGCGTAACACAAAAACAACAAATGTTCATTATAATGGTGGGCA contains:
- a CDS encoding PIG-L family deacetylase — encoded protein: MRNFWVSVLTIATVVSNTLAQRPEKLSSTEIHHNLQKLNFLGTALYIAAHPDDENTRLISYLSNKTKARTAYLSLTRGDGGQNLIGSELRELLGVLRTQELLAARRVDGGEQWFTRANDFGYSKHPNETLKIWDREKVLGDVVWAIRNIKPDVIINRFNHRTPGSTHGHHTASAMLSLEAFDLTNDPNAYADQLQLTQVWQPKRVFFNTSWWFYGSRENFEKADKSNLLKMDVGVFYPDLGLSNNEIASLASSQHLCQGFGRISTRGSQDEYVELLKGDLPQNNDLFDGINTTWSRVKGGKAIGDILYKVEEEFDFTNPSKHVPELVEAYRLLQKIEDKHWKTLKSKELESIILACSGLYLEVSSESASTTPGNTQKLNVEALNRSSQNIILKEIRLLGTETNTIQNKVLAENKKENLSIEFPIPETATISGPYWLKEQGSLGMYEVRDQKMIGKAETPSAFTAKLTLDFDGAEIDFQKPVVHRFSKPDKGELYEPFVVLPDATSTILEKVLIFSDSKTKDVLVNIKAGKDSISGEIELQHPSGWNVSPKNISFSIAQKGQEQTVTFKVTPPAEDSEGKIVPKISMATKSFDKELVEIAYDHIPKQSVLLTSEAKVVRMNIQKSGEHIGYIVGAGDKVPESLEQIGYQVHIIDPKDIKQGSLTKYDAVVVGIRAYNVDDDLKFKQPILFDYVENGGNMIVQYNTAGRWSKQFENIAPYNLTLSRDRVTDETAKVNIIANDHSLVNFPNTIEESDFDGWVQERGLYFPNKWSSDFTPILSMGDEGETPKDGSLLVAPHGKGHYIYTGLSFFRELPAGVSGAYKLFANMLSIGKSEVKTESDIKG